In one window of Dokdonia sp. PRO95 DNA:
- a CDS encoding head GIN domain-containing protein: MMKNKYLIVVLLPVMMWFASCDTEDTLSCLKTSGSIITEEYDLASFDSIIVFERVQLVVKDAPEISVILETGENLLEDFEVYVEDNTLIVKNNASCNLVRDYDTSILRVSHPNLSQIRNSSGSTVLGDGVIGWNTLRLVSDDLIEEDFYHKDGDFDMELDSESVFLQCNGLSNFFIRGNVTNLDINLLEGDSRLPLQDLAVQHVTIFHRGTNDVLIAPQLSISGELRSTGNLILSNTPPVVDVEAFFTGEVIYD, encoded by the coding sequence ATGATGAAAAATAAATATTTAATAGTAGTGTTGTTGCCAGTGATGATGTGGTTTGCATCTTGTGATACTGAGGATACATTGTCATGTCTTAAAACAAGCGGTTCTATAATTACTGAGGAATATGACCTAGCGAGCTTTGATAGTATTATTGTTTTTGAACGTGTGCAGTTAGTTGTAAAAGATGCTCCAGAGATATCAGTAATACTTGAGACTGGAGAAAACCTGCTAGAAGATTTTGAAGTGTATGTAGAGGATAATACGCTCATCGTAAAAAATAATGCTTCATGTAATCTCGTGAGAGATTATGATACTTCTATATTACGGGTGTCACACCCAAACCTTAGCCAAATTAGAAATAGTAGCGGCAGCACAGTTTTAGGAGATGGAGTAATAGGTTGGAATACCTTGCGACTAGTTTCTGATGATCTTATTGAGGAAGATTTTTACCATAAAGATGGAGATTTTGATATGGAGCTAGACTCAGAAAGTGTATTCCTTCAATGTAACGGCTTGTCTAACTTTTTTATACGAGGAAACGTAACTAATTTAGATATTAACTTGCTGGAGGGTGATAGTAGATTACCACTACAGGATCTAGCTGTGCAACATGTTACCATTTTCCATAGAGGTACAAACGACGTGTTGATAGCTCCTCAATTATCAATCTCAGGAGAATTGAGAAGTACAGGTAATTTAATATTAAGCAATACACCTCCCGTAGTTGACGTGGAAGCTTTCTTTACTGGGGAAGTTATTTATGACTAG
- a CDS encoding acyloxyacyl hydrolase: MLTITIHAQEEKLRPFDLEADFFYGTILEHNPDISHLITEHPQGIMLAYNRKTYGYEAWERRYNFPDVGYTFVYQDMKNENLGELYSAYAHYNFYYWKRRLQFRIGQGVAIATNPYDRETNFINNAYGTTVLSSTMLKFGFKQDNIFKNIGVHAGVTIIHYSNANLKAPNNSTNTWAFTAGINYFPKANEFPDYIPLGEKTAYSEPIHYNLVVSGGANQSDINNSPRYGFLTLTAFADKRINHKSSFTAGVDAFFANFLKELIRYESIAFPEGEVTGDEDWKRFGVFIGHELHFNELSFVSQLGYYVYYPYDFEGRFYNRLGLKRTFGDHFSGSMVVKAHGAKAEAVEFGLGYRF, encoded by the coding sequence ATGTTAACAATTACAATACATGCACAAGAAGAAAAATTACGTCCTTTTGATCTTGAAGCAGACTTTTTTTACGGTACAATATTAGAGCATAATCCAGATATTTCGCATCTAATAACGGAGCATCCGCAAGGGATAATGCTTGCCTATAATAGAAAGACGTATGGGTACGAGGCCTGGGAACGGCGCTACAATTTTCCAGATGTGGGCTACACTTTTGTCTATCAAGATATGAAAAATGAAAATCTAGGGGAATTGTATAGTGCTTATGCACATTATAACTTTTACTACTGGAAGCGTAGATTGCAGTTTAGAATAGGGCAAGGAGTTGCAATTGCCACAAATCCATATGATAGAGAGACTAACTTTATAAATAATGCTTACGGTACCACTGTGTTGAGTAGTACCATGCTTAAATTTGGTTTCAAGCAGGATAATATCTTTAAAAATATAGGAGTACACGCAGGGGTTACCATTATACACTACAGTAACGCCAACCTTAAAGCGCCTAATAACTCCACAAATACTTGGGCATTTACTGCGGGGATTAATTATTTTCCAAAAGCAAATGAGTTTCCAGATTACATCCCACTAGGAGAAAAAACAGCATACTCAGAGCCTATACATTATAATCTAGTTGTGAGTGGTGGTGCAAATCAAAGTGATATAAATAATTCTCCACGATACGGATTTTTAACCCTTACGGCATTTGCAGATAAGCGTATAAATCATAAATCTAGTTTTACAGCAGGTGTAGATGCTTTTTTTGCAAATTTCTTAAAAGAGCTTATTCGTTATGAGTCTATTGCTTTTCCTGAGGGAGAAGTGACAGGTGATGAAGACTGGAAACGCTTTGGGGTTTTTATAGGTCATGAGTTACATTTTAATGAACTTTCATTTGTATCCCAGCTCGGGTACTATGTGTATTATCCGTACGATTTTGAAGGAAGGTTTTATAATCGATTAGGGCTCAAAAGAACTTTTGGAGATCACTTTTCTGGAAGCATGGTTGTAAAAGCACACGGCGCAAAAGCAGAGGCAGTAGAATTTGGATTAGGATATAGATTTTAA
- a CDS encoding YqaE/Pmp3 family membrane protein → MSILTIILSIIFPPLAVALTKGAGKDLIINIILTLLGWLPGVIHAFYVNSK, encoded by the coding sequence ATGTCAATTCTAACCATCATTTTAAGTATTATATTTCCACCACTTGCTGTAGCACTTACAAAAGGCGCTGGCAAGGATTTAATCATAAATATTATTCTCACTTTATTAGGCTGGTTACCAGGAGTAATACATGCATTTTATGTGAATAGTAAGTAG
- a CDS encoding ATP-binding protein, with product MSSSIGTAQIDSLKIKERLERLMDSSATYYEANNYSKSLELNVRIVEEAKKINDTDYLQSGFRYLGYDYLILQDTIQARESFERSQEYASLSQDSLGLGLTYMDLANLYGYSESSINKALQYHDKSIVVFRDLKDSLNLSNAYLNTVLTLQEHERFDKSLKYLKKADQLKAHLSNGLKANLENQWAIYYLHEKKYKKVDYHITKILKDTLLQGSSFELADSYLTYSLSLYGQKRYKEAYEYGVKYQNLYEETTDEYQNEESQKIAANFQVAEYKKNIERNELKNRLQAEIVRSQINWNKFLIVVTASSVLLLVLLYRMYRSKKNYVKSLTEKNIEYLTAKNESEQSTKAKTAFFSTVSHELRTPLYGVIGLSTILMDDPKLKSHQQDLKSLKFSADYLLALINDVLQINKIDSKTFIENNEVFNTRDFIRNIVSSFEYMRQQNKNNIHINIDDNVPEFVKGDATRLSQILMNLVGNACKFTENGDIYILLEASGLNDQKASIHFTIQDTGIGIPEEKQQSIFDEFSQVSSRHYTYQGTGLGLPIVQKLLALSGAEIHLSSKEGEGSTFFFTLDFEISNESLIVDPIIIIDDKQLKNKRILIVDDNRINQIVTKKILEKLEVTCSIANNGQEAVEYARDNEYDLILMDINMPVKDGLEATKEIRRFNTNIPIIALTAVEVKEMRYKIYNAGLTDIIVKPYDITLFKRTILRNLQHLNSRHSTSTKHLQV from the coding sequence ATGTCCAGTTCTATAGGAACTGCACAGATTGACAGCTTGAAAATAAAAGAAAGATTAGAGCGTCTGATGGACTCTTCTGCTACCTATTACGAGGCTAATAACTATAGTAAATCCCTTGAGCTTAACGTTAGAATCGTTGAAGAAGCAAAAAAAATAAATGATACAGATTATTTACAAAGTGGCTTTAGATATTTAGGCTATGACTACTTAATCTTACAAGACACTATACAAGCTAGAGAAAGCTTTGAACGGTCTCAAGAGTATGCTAGCCTTTCTCAAGATAGTCTAGGCTTAGGCCTCACCTATATGGATCTTGCAAATCTTTATGGTTACTCAGAGTCCTCAATTAATAAAGCGCTTCAATACCACGATAAGTCTATTGTAGTTTTTAGAGACTTAAAAGATTCACTTAACTTAAGTAATGCTTATCTAAATACCGTACTTACCCTACAAGAGCATGAGCGATTTGATAAGTCATTAAAATATCTAAAAAAGGCCGATCAATTAAAAGCTCATTTATCAAATGGTCTCAAAGCAAATCTTGAAAATCAGTGGGCTATTTATTATTTACATGAAAAAAAATACAAAAAAGTAGATTATCATATAACCAAAATTTTAAAGGACACCTTGTTGCAAGGGTCTAGTTTTGAACTTGCAGATAGTTATCTTACTTACAGTTTGAGTCTTTACGGTCAAAAGCGATATAAGGAAGCTTATGAGTATGGAGTGAAGTATCAAAATTTGTATGAAGAAACTACAGACGAATATCAGAATGAAGAATCTCAAAAAATAGCTGCAAACTTTCAAGTAGCCGAATACAAAAAAAACATTGAGAGAAATGAATTAAAAAATAGGTTACAAGCAGAAATTGTACGCAGCCAAATAAACTGGAATAAATTTCTAATTGTTGTTACCGCATCAAGTGTTCTTCTCTTAGTTTTACTCTATAGAATGTATAGAAGCAAGAAGAATTATGTAAAAAGTCTAACTGAAAAAAACATAGAATATCTTACGGCAAAGAATGAATCTGAGCAGTCTACAAAAGCTAAGACGGCCTTTTTTTCAACGGTGAGCCATGAGTTGAGGACTCCTCTCTATGGAGTTATAGGACTCAGTACTATCCTTATGGATGACCCAAAATTAAAGTCACATCAGCAAGATCTTAAGTCTCTTAAGTTCTCTGCAGACTATCTTCTTGCACTCATAAACGATGTACTTCAAATCAATAAGATTGATTCAAAAACATTTATAGAAAATAATGAAGTTTTTAATACAAGAGATTTTATTAGGAATATCGTTTCTTCTTTTGAATACATGCGCCAGCAAAACAAGAATAACATTCATATTAACATTGATGATAACGTTCCCGAATTTGTAAAAGGAGATGCTACAAGGCTTTCTCAAATACTAATGAACTTAGTGGGAAATGCTTGTAAGTTTACAGAAAATGGGGACATCTACATATTACTTGAAGCGTCTGGTCTTAATGATCAAAAGGCGAGTATTCACTTTACAATTCAAGACACGGGAATAGGAATTCCAGAAGAAAAACAACAAAGTATATTTGATGAATTTTCTCAAGTAAGCTCAAGGCACTATACTTATCAAGGTACTGGATTAGGCCTTCCTATTGTACAAAAACTACTAGCACTTTCTGGAGCAGAGATACACTTATCAAGTAAAGAAGGAGAAGGATCTACATTTTTCTTTACGCTAGACTTTGAGATATCAAATGAATCATTAATTGTCGACCCCATAATTATTATAGATGATAAACAACTCAAAAACAAACGTATCCTTATTGTAGACGATAACCGTATTAATCAAATAGTCACAAAGAAAATATTAGAGAAGCTTGAAGTAACCTGCAGCATTGCAAATAATGGTCAAGAAGCTGTAGAATATGCTAGAGATAACGAGTATGATCTTATCCTTATGGATATCAATATGCCTGTAAAAGATGGATTAGAGGCCACAAAGGAGATTAGACGTTTTAATACTAACATCCCTATAATAGCACTTACTGCGGTAGAGGTTAAAGAAATGCGTTACAAAATTTACAATGCTGGGCTTACAGATATTATCGTAAAACCATATGACATCACTCTTTTTAAGCGTACAATCCTGCGCAATTTGCAGCATTTAAATAGCAGACACTCCACCTCTACAAAACATCTACAGGTCTAA